Within the Halobaculum limi genome, the region GTCACCGAAGCAGTCTGCGGGGTCGGCAGCCGCGGGCGCGACTGCGGGTCCCGTGAGCATCGAACAGACGAGTACAACCGCGACGAGCGACCGGAGGAGCGGCGATGTCATCGAGTCTACTCCGAACTCGCGTCTACTGGTTGAAAAACCTACACACCCGAGTCTCACGACTGATGCGGTCGAGAGTCACTCGCCGAGACCGATCCCCTCTACGAGATACGACGCCGACGTGGGATTCGTCGCCAGCGGCACGTCGTGAACGTCGCAGATGCGCAACAGCGCGGAGATGTCGGGTTCGTGCGGTTGAGCGGTCAGCGGGTCTCGGAGGAAGACGATGCCGTGGCAGTCGCCGTTGACCACCTCCGCACCGATCTGCATATCACCGCCGAGTGGGCCAGACGACTTCCGCTCGACCGTGAGGTCCGTCTCCTCGTTCAGGCGCTTTCCAGTCGTCCCCGTCGCGAGGAGGTCGTGCGTCGAGAGCGTATCGGTGTACTCGCGAGCGAAGTCGATGAGCGTCTCCTTCTGTTCGTCGTGCGCGATGAGCGCGAGGCGCATACGTGGGTCTCACCGCGGCACGACTTGAGTTCGGGTGTCGAACGCGCGGCGGTCGGACGCCGAATCAGCCGAGAACGCGCCGATCCTACTTGAAGCGGAACGTCTCGAGGTTCTTCGGCGCGAACGTCCGCATATTGTACTCGTGGTACAGCGCCGACGAGAAGTCTTGGACGGAGCGCTCGTCGCCGTGGACGCACAGCACCTTCTCGGGACGGGGGTTCATCGTCTTCACGAAGTTCTCCAGTCCCTGGCGGTCGGCGTGGCCGGAGAAGCCGTCGACTGTCTCGACGCCCATCTTGAGCGTGAGCGTCGAGGTGCGACTCCGATCTTGCGGGTCCT harbors:
- a CDS encoding methylglyoxal synthase, with translation MRLALIAHDEQKETLIDFAREYTDTLSTHDLLATGTTGKRLNEETDLTVERKSSGPLGGDMQIGAEVVNGDCHGIVFLRDPLTAQPHEPDISALLRICDVHDVPLATNPTSASYLVEGIGLGE